tatatatatatatatatatatatatatatatatatatatatatatatatatatatatatatatatatatatatatatatatatatatatttgaatactCAAACACAgagcttaaagggttagttcacccaaaaataaaaagtgtaattaattactcacccttatgttgtTATAATCTATGAgaactttgttcatcttcagaacacaaagatatttagatgaaatctgagagctctaggcctaaaaataacatttttttacgttaaaataacgattttaataatcgattaatctgttgattattttttcGTTTAATTGATGagtcagattaaaaaaaacattaatttccaACCGTTTATTCAAAGaaagctcatccctgagctgttataataataataattaaataataaaataaaaaactaagtagttttttcctgttttcaatccaaatatcgaaatattttttaaattaagatactgactagacacatgaaatagcataagaaattatgtcttgttttctaAAAACAACACCTCAAAATTAggtgattgtttgcttaaaacaagttaaattatttgtgaatttagtaagaaaaataatcttaataagacataatctcaaacagaagttttacTAGTTCACATAAACGTGTAAGTGATCGTGATCTATAACATGAGATGGTCATCGCCATGTCTACTTGCGGCCGCACGTTTGCCTTATTCATAAAAAGCAGAACATGCAGGATTCAGCATGTAAATTCAGTTACTCCTCAAACTCATGCAAGTAAGTGGCTGGTGAACCTAGTTACTTTCACTATGTGTAATTTGTAtctgatataaataaaacacatcggtaaattatatttgaatggattgttcgacttccttgtgtgttttacaaactctaaatgcattgttttactagtatgtgtgtgtattaagaTGTCTAAAACAAATTAAGCATAAGCCCGCTAAAATGCTGCATAATTATGATAATATGATACGTCTTTCTCAGCGGTGTTAAGTtagttttgtttacaaaaaaaaagcacttttcagacggccccttactaagagctctgcTCAGCGCCAGACACCGTGCCAAAGCTCAGTTTGATTTTCTCAGTTGCGCTCTAAAAGTAAACGTGCTAACGCTAACTTGTCGtgcttgtcaagctggataacAAGTAAAACATCAGCACCGCACTGAACTAAAgggttttttaataatcaaacttCCCCGAGTAGCGCGACACAACAAATCGATTATGAAATTTGTTGCCAGCGTTTTCAgtaattcagttcagtttcagtttcctttatttatgtcattcaacacatcacaatagaattgtaatgcaaaacgaaattacgttgcaacagacccaacaagaacattaaaaacatcactatacaaacactataaaatcctaacataataaataagctttatgattcaataaaaatataaatatatagttatataagatataacctatttttaaaaatctctgaAGAGAATAACTTCATACTTAAATACCTATTTCACCATTTGTTGTAACAATAACAAGTTATGCTAgtttaactaatttattatttaacactAGCTATCAACAATGCTTAAGAAATGGTATTATtcaaaagtcttataatgacaggataaaaactAAACCGCACTCCTCGGGCTTCTGTAACGCCTGCCTGATGGCATGAGCATGAGCAGGCTGTGGCCAGGGTGGGTTGGATcccttaaaatgttatttgcccTAGACATAGACATAGACAGTAAtccatttttatctatttaatcaattcgttgttgcagccctagagagctccctcatcctccatagacagtatGGTTCAAAGATGTTCAAAGTTTGGAAAGAGACAGTTCGTGTGACTTCAGTGAATTAACTACAATCATACTAGGAtccaaaaacattttgtttacctATGTATGTTCCACATCTGATTAGTTTGTTTCCTTCTGTGTTGAAAAGTCTTGGCCTTGGTCTGAATATTTGCTACCTTGTGTACTGAATTCATTACTGCACATCACTGTAATTatgcattaaagggtcacgaaacaccaaaacacattttttgagcttttgacagtcgtatatgtgtcccacactgctaaaaacactattaggacacctttATTTCActgaaaagtgtaaattggttgtttttgcattatttcaagcaaattcgtacttcctgtttgaaacgaatttttgaagctgcgtcacggccatgacataatagcgtgtattccagcatgcagactggacgtctgtgcctgagtgagtcttattacgtcttacagtgtgatacattaatgcatgagtaaggcttggttcaaaccaatcagcgcgctctattgtgcaacttcattaatattcattagtgtcaccgtgtttacaccacaaagacgccacgttgtgttggcaaaacaagcgtgaagtgttgcttttatagtttgctgccgttaagtttcgttttcattttctctctgtgagagcttatctggatcacgtgtggattaacagtgtacgcgacgctcgacaacaataacttacgtgtctaaggaggattattgtttacctgagagctgttctcatctgcaaacgctgaaatctggatttgcttgtagtattctctccataaagacgcggctctagttgctggtgattgtcctgtctctacagatttggtaagtgagcgaccagtgctctttgtttattcagtttgttcatatcgaattaagttaactatagcactgagtgcaaacttgttagcaccgcatttagtgaccggaataacacacgcggctttctgacgctacctgccgtgtgcatctaagtttccgggaaatgctgagtttttttttctctcattcgccgtgcggtatcaaacattgcatgaaaaatacacgcttagagcagatcctcgaatcaaatatcgcgtttgtcgcgaggggcatgaatgaattccctgaatgaaagagccaaactgcagttaaagtccaacatttattaattcagcaaataattcgactacagatgtccatgtaggttaaacaccatcgctttctcctgtctgtgtgtgtgtgtattttgactctgaaactcgcgcgtgcacaaatagacactcccacaccatcccactttagttcctccgacactcccccctaaacagagctggacacgcccacttttctgactttttcgaaagtagaggtgtgaaaacaccctgctgaaacgagggggtttcatggccctttaagaataACATTTATCTGCATTGCTGTATGTAGCTCACGCCCTCTATAAAGTGTATATTGATTTGGTCCTTATaccaacacaggcttattgggGCAGTGTAACGCCAACATTTTTtgctccttttcacactaatgatatttacaaggCTGTTTTATCgacaaataaaggattattttcttGCAGTTTCTTACACAAAAAATCAGAAAACAACTTATCAGTGTCTGTGATTTGTAATCAAATGCATTTTCCTCACTTATCTATCTCCATATAGATAActtttgctcagtagctcactaTGTATGATGTTGTGCCTGTGATGGAAAATGCTcaggttcaagtctggtgaatcACGGATCCACTAAAAGAGAGAAAAGCAATGTAAAACTACATGGCCGCAGTGCAGTTTTCTCCtacgtttgcttttgaaaacattactaGATGTGTTTAGAGAaaggtttaggtcagtggttcactAGTGCCTCATTTCcaatgagtggtacagtacggtacggtacagTTCTGTACGATTCACCTTTATCTGGCTTGTGTCTCCACTGTCAGAAAGTTGCATTCAAAGTTCACATATCCTATGAGCAGCACTTCCTtctaaacagatgctttatacacaaattTACTCTGGTGAGGATCGGACACAGATCGACGGTGtcgtaacgcaacgtgctgaccactagaccacaatggcactgttacgcttgtgtggccggaatgatagttaCAGCATCCTTACCCtgcagtagggctgggcgatttgccaaaaaaaaaatctgggttttttataaagtttgaccgattcacgatttcgatttttttttttttttttttttttttttaattgtgttactagtcttctcaaaacattgcaacaacatgactgaagtaacattctttttataagtaacttgaaaaaccatctggttaaggaacattgtatttttaatggccatgtcatacaaaaataggtcaaggtgtaaataaatgtataacaaattcacgagttaaacagcgttgctgaagatttgaataagaaatatttgtgtaaatattgcagttgcaggaatacagaggtattttttgcaagttttgctgagcctaagAAAGATCAGCTcagctttgactttgtcttctgattgtatgacaggttgtaaagctgctgcctttttcttaaaaagatacagtggaagtaaaggactgaacatggaacctgtaaagcctaatttaacccaatgtgtgaagttgtggacatttagtaggagcaaatacaagtaccagatgtgtcaaatataaaataatatatttaatctatttttcttttttcccctttgaaataccgatcatttgatgcgctttgctccactctctatTATGCTTtgtgatctgtctggttttcaaccaggtccgctaaatgacgtcatgggggcagGTATTTTCATTTTCTCTGCTACAGGCCCTCACcactgctcgtgttcaaaccaaaagatcggagCGGTTTTTctcatggcaggtttttacgtccttcatacatgttaagatcgagtttatcgacttgataagGGAATGTCTTAACAATCCACACAgacgcgcacatgacagtttaaactatcacacaccaaacgcgcacattcgcaagatatttaacatgaaactaatcagatggcgctctgtggcggggctgaaatatgaactgctttgtgaatcgtggctgggcggcgctGGTGTGTGTATGGAAACctgtttaaaattctaaaatccatggtgGTGCGTGGTGCTTCTGCTTcatagagtgaaccaaagcgcattggtgccattataatgtattcaaaatcgcgatttctcgatttgattcaaaattaaatcgtcttaaacgtaaattcgaattaatcaaaaaaattggaaaaatcgcccagccctaccctGCAGGctacattttgctcatggggctgcgagacaataaataagaagagcggagctgcggcaaaataatgaatgaaaagagtgaggctatggtcaaataaataaataaataaataaaagtgtgacTGCGACTGttgctttctccgttcgccatgctggagaggaacagtttgcgcaaatgaagcgcagagtgggtgtcatcaactacagctctcatctaattggctgaaaggtacgagttgccCTGCCTCTGCCAGgacagtctcaaaaatacacacacacacgtatccagagggagtcgtacgtgaaagaggatttgcagaGAGAATTTTTCTCGTTCAGAaagaactcgcaagttttaaacattcaaaactttttgtacactcttatacatttgcaaatggtgttttgcatttgtgaaacgtattttatgaaaatgtatttttattttgtgcacttgaaatttttttgtgaatataaataaatatttttcgcacgtgaatttgattttatgcacgtgaatttggctacgcatgtgtacatcgtgtcttttgtgtgaattacttttgagtctTACCTGACTCCAtaataaaagcataccgaactgTACGTACCATACCGTACGGTACCACTCAATGGAAACGAGTAATAGGTGATCTGTACCAGATATATGCACTGAAATAAAGAAACTTTACTATTGTTAGTTTTTCTACATCAACGCTTGTTCacattacataaaacataaaattaactaaattaacaCAAGTTAGCTATGTTATTTCTACAGAAACTTAGTACTGTAAGCTTTACGTAATAAGGGTTTGACTGGCTATTTTAACATTGTTTGTACTCTTCTTTTGGGAGTCATATACAGCTTAAATCTCAGTTATCCTTTAAACCTGAATTACACTTTAGAGTTTTTCCAGAAAGTTTTGCTGGGACTTGACGCTTAAAAACTGTCACACAAAATGCTTAAGAACAAACTTCTTGGTTGAATCAGTACATCATTCTggacaaagaaaaaaattaaatgaagatgttttgttgttttctttgtgaaatttagattgttttagttttaaaattagaTGCCAGTTTTAATTTTGTCTTTGTTGATGGaccaacattttaaatgtttaattttttgtctttttgaaataaacaattttttttgattgttttccaAAATAGAGGCCAGTTGTAATGTTTTTTGACagcttaaacatttaaaatatcagAAATTGTTCAAAGTAAAATTTGTATTGCAATATTTGAAGGAAGTTCACATTGTAAGACTGTTCACTATCGaccaaaatgttgtttttacctgtttttttttcttctgaaaagtTTTTTACTGTAAGATTATTACCAATTCTGAAAGTCAGTCAGACCTTGTAAAGAATGTTTATTGTTaaatttttgatgtttttgtctACCTGTGAAATTGAAGTTGTTTTATGGGTTTTAGCAGTTGTATATTTGCAAAACTTTGCaaagtaaataaattcattttgtttctaaaaatgttttaaacttatagAGCAAATACTTCGAAGTTAATTATAAAAGTGTTCATAACATACAGTGACATTACTTAGTAAAATGTACATATAAAATGCCGTAGTGACACATCTGAATGGGTTGTATCTACTAAGGAATATTTTGTCAACTTTACCTGAGTTTCTTTAGTTCATTCAACTATGTTGTTGCTTGTAGAAACTACTTAACAGACTTGCGTGGAACCACttgacaatctttttttttttttaatgtaagtccAACAAATCAGTTTTTTGAGTGTGGACCAGATGTATGTGTATTTGAAACATGCTACAAAACATATCCTAAGTAACACGTTTCAAATGTACAAATATGTCCCGTGCCCtgtactggattttttttttttaatctgaaacgtgcaacgaaCACAGAACACTGTATTTCTAGCCTGGGCTGCCTaagtatttagttaaaaaaatggtacaatgagTGCCAGTCTATGGAGGATGAACTTTGTCTTGTCCTCCAGACAGGTTTTTCTTTAAGGATGGTGATGAAGCTTGAAAAGCTATGCATAATGATTACTGTTTATGTCTTACAGAATCAATTATTTGGGAAAATCAACATTCCAGAAGAAAGGATTTTAGCCATAGATCCTTCTTTACCTGTGAAAGAATGTGCCGAGGACTATGCCAGCAAACTCAGCAAGGTGTGATTctattcattaataaatataaatgattaatttataaatgtatgtatttaaaattCATAGCCCTCAATAAATGTTGTAATTTTAGGCCTTTAGCACAGAGAAGATTCCAGTGTTTGATGTCTTGTTGCTGGGAATGGGACCAGATGGACACACTTGCTCTCTCTTTCCAGATCATCCATTATTACAGGTTTCAGATACATTCATAGCAAAACAGTATCTATACGTTTtcagtcaatttatttattttaccctaACCATGTAGTAAGTAAATATATGTAGTTAATTAAGATTGATCGGTATTTAAATGAATGGATACACTGTGTAGCATGAACTTCTTCTTATTATAAAGTTTAACCTCTTTTTTTTGTCAGCCGAACCCTTTAGACCAGGGGTTACCAAACTAGCCAAAGTTTTGTTTGAGCcgtgttgtttgagcactgtgctgataggctcaagttaaaattagggtataagatataaaagcaagagtgcgacgagcggagcagtgggcaaagacgtccgaacagtagcaaagcaggaagtcATCCTCTTGTGATTTATATACTAACATCCTTATATGTTTTAGTTATCTAGCTATGTATTACAAGCAAAGCAActagctaacaacatgctaacaacatgttaatccaCGCTAGCAACATTTGTAAGCATGCTATGAATACTACAGgatgttaaaatgttaaagttttaaatgttagCAACATAACAATTCAAATAGCAATGTTAATTTTGctagtaaatatttaaatatgcttAAGAACACGCTAGCATGTAAGTTTAGTGATAGCAATGTACTAAACATGTTAGCcctgtttttaaaaagttaacatgctaaaaatgctaattcttatttgtaaaaggttttgttcagtgttaaatcatgctaacatcgtgttaaaacatgctagaaatatgttaaaacgttcttattattatttttccatattttaaactaACCAGACTTCCCAAACTAGCATGGTATGTACATTTCTGCCCTCTATCTTTGTTTGAGTGtgaattatttatgtaattttgtaGGAGCGTCAGAAGACAGTGGCCCCTATCTCTGATTCCCCCAAACCGCCCCCTCAGCGAGTCACTATGACGTTACCCATGGTTAACGCCGCTCGATGTGTGGTGTTTGTGTCGACCGGCGGCAGCAAAGCCCCTGTACTGAAGGTAAACACCGCCGAGAGTTTAATCTATAattataaattttacatttgtgcTAGCTAAGAATTAATCGATTAATTGTTGTTAATCCTTTAAATTATACACATTATGGATGGTATTTAAGCAGAGTAATCATCTATGTGCATGTGGCTTATCCACAACATGTAAAGTAGATGATAGATGAAGTGAACAAGCATGAGTAGATTAATAACTCTCCACTATATTACATGGTTTTTATGCTAAATATACCAGTTACAGTTAGAAACCACAATTTGCTAACTCATTTGCACTAGTTAAGACACTTACTCATTTCTATTTagagtaataaaacaaaaactttatttAGGGTAATGTTTTATACTTAAAATAAGCATTAATATAGACAGATTTGAAATTATGAAACAAAACCTGCATTCGAAATTGCATAAGactcaagcctggtttatacttctgcgtcaagtgaccgacgtaacccacggtgcatgcaacgcacgtagctgtgcatttatacttctgcgcgctgtcaagcgctaccaagccgaccaatcacagagcttgcgctatgcgttgttgcgacatgtagttacattttattaGAGGTACACGTCAGTGACgacgacggccacggcgaagggctatgcatcagcgtcgtagcatacgccggcatttgacacagaagtataaatcagccttcatgTAGCTACTACAATTGAATTGGAGTTTACTTCTCGACTATTAGAAAAGTGCCTGCTATATAGCATTAATGTAATTCAGAAATACTATCTTCACCGTTCTTTCATAATTACATGATCTACCCGTCTCACTTCACTTTCATTTATaaatcaattttaatttatttataaggcACAGTTAAACAGCTGCCGTTGACCAAAGATTCTCCTGTGTCCTTTTGAGATAGAAGTGTCCATTAGTTTGTATTGTGTGATTCCGCAGCATGTGTTGGAGGGTGGTGAAGGGCCTGCTCTTCCAGCAGCTCTGGTTTCTCCTGACCAAGGAGAGCTTTTCTGGCTCCTGGATGAACCGG
This portion of the Danio rerio strain Tuebingen ecotype United States chromosome 3, GRCz12tu, whole genome shotgun sequence genome encodes:
- the pgls gene encoding 6-phosphogluconolactonase, producing the protein MSGRRVLVFSSVGELGSSLAQLLSSRAEKALSSGGSCFSLGLSGGSLVSILSKELPAVPNLDCSKWLIGFCDERLVPFSDPESTYGLYKNQLFGKINIPEERILAIDPSLPVKECAEDYASKLSKAFSTEKIPVFDVLLLGMGPDGHTCSLFPDHPLLQERQKTVAPISDSPKPPPQRVTMTLPMVNAARCVVFVSTGGSKAPVLKHVLEGGEGPALPAALVSPDQGELFWLLDEPAAASLTSPVERPGPGAKL
- the pgls gene encoding 6-phosphogluconolactonase isoform X1; this encodes MFLWTLKRSSSRVMSGRRVLVFSSVGELGSSLAQLLSSRAEKALSSGGSCFSLGLSGGSLVSILSKELPAVPNLDCSKWLIGFCDERLVPFSDPESTYGLYKNQLFGKINIPEERILAIDPSLPVKECAEDYASKLSKAFSTEKIPVFDVLLLGMGPDGHTCSLFPDHPLLQERQKTVAPISDSPKPPPQRVTMTLPMVNAARCVVFVSTGGSKAPVLKHVLEGGEGPALPAALVSPDQGELFWLLDEPAAASLTSPVERPGPGAKL